The stretch of DNA GTTGCACCCATATCTGCAAAAATTGCCATCCATAACGTTAACCAACCCGGAATAATTAACACGAGGGCCAATACTTTTAACCCAAAGGCAAATGCAACATTTTGGTAGATGATGTTCAACGTTTTTCTGCTTAATGCAATGGTATATGGGAGTTTCTCTAAATCATCGGCCATTAAAGCGATATCAGCTGTTTCGAGCGCCGTATCGGTTCCAGCACCTCCCATTGCGATTCCAACAGTTGCACTTGCTAAAGCAGGAGCGTCATTTACTCCATCTCCAACCATAGCAACTTTACCATGCTCTTCTCTGAGTGATTTAATCACACTTAATTTGTCTTGTGGCATCAATTCAGCTCTGACATCAGTTAATTCCAGTTGCTTACCAATAGCACTGCCTGTTGCCTGATTATCGCCCGTTAACATAATAGTCTTTTGAATACCCAATTTGTGAAGTTTTTTGATGACATTTAGGCTGTTTTCTCTCACTTGATCAGCTACTGCAATGAGTCCTTTGAGTTCATATTCAGTGCCCAGTAACATGACCGTCTTCCCGTCCATTTGAAGAGCTTTAACTTGGGCTTCAATTGTGCTTAATATAGAGTGAGTTTCTCTAAATAAATTTGGACTTCCAATATAGATAACCTGGTCATCAATCGTCGCTTTGGCACCTTTTCCTGTGATCGATTGGAAATCCACAACCGGTACCAATTCGATTTTTTGTTTTTCAGCTTCTTTCATGATGGCTGATGCAAGTGGGTGTTGAGAAAACTTTTCGATGGATGCTGAAAGCTGCAGAATTTCCGAAATGTTCATTTCTGATAGGGAAACAACGGACGTTACTTCAGGTGTTCCTTTTGTCAGAGTTCCAGTTTTATCGAATGCAACAACCTTCAAGCGACCGGCTTCTTCTAAATGGATACCGCCTTTAATTAACACACCATTTCTTGCGGCGTTTCCAATGGCAGTTACAATGGCTACTGGAGTTGATACTACTAAAGCACACGGGCATCCAACCACCAAGACTGCCAAGCCACGATAAATCCACTCACTCCAATCTCCACCGAGGAATAGGGGAGGGAACACA from Paenisporosarcina sp. FSL H8-0542 encodes:
- a CDS encoding heavy metal translocating P-type ATPase, which translates into the protein MSEDKNVYRLQGLSCTNCAAKFEKNLRDIETVNDVQLNFGASKLTVLGNASIEELEKAGAFDGIKVVPANQKVQEKRESIWKKRENQRTFISALLLLLGYISSVIYDEESNQTIFIFGLSILIGGYNLIKVGLVNLTKLQFDMKTLMTIAVIGAAIIGEWGEGAVVVFLFAISEALESYSMDKARQSIRTLMDIAPNTAIIKRGKNEFDVAVEDIQIGDVMILKPGQKIAMDGEVILGQSSINQASITGESVPVHKMIGDEVYAGTLNEEGSLEVRVTKRVEDTTIAKIIHLVEEAQAEKAPSQQFVDKFAKYYTPAIMLISLLVAVFPPLFLGGDWSEWIYRGLAVLVVGCPCALVVSTPVAIVTAIGNAARNGVLIKGGIHLEEAGRLKVVAFDKTGTLTKGTPEVTSVVSLSEMNISEILQLSASIEKFSQHPLASAIMKEAEKQKIELVPVVDFQSITGKGAKATIDDQVIYIGSPNLFRETHSILSTIEAQVKALQMDGKTVMLLGTEYELKGLIAVADQVRENSLNVIKKLHKLGIQKTIMLTGDNQATGSAIGKQLELTDVRAELMPQDKLSVIKSLREEHGKVAMVGDGVNDAPALASATVGIAMGGAGTDTALETADIALMADDLEKLPYTIALSRKTLNIIYQNVAFAFGLKVLALVLIIPGWLTLWMAIFADMGATLIVVLNSLRLIRTKY